In Eubalaena glacialis isolate mEubGla1 chromosome 4, mEubGla1.1.hap2.+ XY, whole genome shotgun sequence, one DNA window encodes the following:
- the GRM6 gene encoding metabotropic glutamate receptor 6, giving the protein MLHILSSWLGQYLCTARLPSPQGLGLPRLSANPGPSSAGRSERSPVLFPSPPRLPPAAPEPMAGVLALLPLLLALAQAGVAGAAGSVRLAGGLTLGGLFPVHARGAAGRACGPLKKEQGVHRLEAMLYALDRVNADPELLPGVRLGARLLDTCSRDTYALEQALSFVQALIRGRSDGDEAAVRCPGGVPPMRAAPPERVVAVVGASASSVSIMVANVLRLFAIPQISYASTAPELSDSTRYDFFSRVVPPDSYQAQAMVDIVRALGWNYVSTLASEGNYGESGVDAFVQISREAGGVCIAQSIKIPREPKPGEFNKVIRRLMETPNARGIIIFANEDDIRRVLEAARQANLTSYFLWVGSDSWGAKISPILNLEDVAVGAITILPKRASIDGFDQYFMTRSLENNRRNIWFAEFWEENFNCKLTSSGTQSDDSTRKCTGEERIGRDSAYEQEGKVQFVIDAVYAIAHALHSMHQALCPGHTGLCPAMEPTDGRTLLQYIRAVRFNGSAGTPVMFNENGDAPGRYDIFQYQVTNGSAGSGSYQAVGQWAETLRLDVEALQWSGDPREVPESQCSLPCGPGERKKMVKGVPCCWHCEACDGYRFQVDEFTCEACPRDMRPTRNHTGCRPTPVVRLSWSSPWAAPPLLLAVLGIMATTTVVATFVRHNNTPIVRASGRELSYVLLTGIFLIYTVTFLMVAEPGAAVCAARRLFLGLGTTLSYSALLTKTNRIYRIFEQGKRSVMPPPFISPTSQLVITFSFTSVQVVGVMAWLGALPPHSVIDYEEQRTLEPEQARGVLKCDMSDLSLVGCLGYSLLLMVTCTVYAIKARGVPETFNEAKPIGFTMYTTCIIWLAFVPIFFGTAQSAEKIYIQTTTLTVSLSLSASVSLGMLYVPKTYVILFHPEQNVQKRKRSLKTTSTVAAPPKGEGTEAPK; this is encoded by the exons ATGCTTCATATCCTCTCCAGCTGGCTCGGCCAATATTTATGTACTGCGcgcctcccctctccccaaggcTTGGGGCTCCCTCGCCTTTCCGCCAACCCGGGTCCTTCCTCTGCCGGGCGCTCAGAGCGTTCTCCCGTTCTGTTCCCGTCCCCACCCCGTCTTCCTCCCGCAGCCCCCGAGCCGATGGCCGGGGTCCTGgcgctgctgccgctgctgctggcGCTGGCGCAGGCGGGCGTGGCGGGCGCCGCGGGCTCGGTGCGCCTGGCGGGCGGCCTCACGCTGGGCGGCCTGTTCCCGGTGCACGCGCGGGGCGCGGCGGGCAGAGCGTGCGGGCCGCTGAAGAAGGAGCAGGGCGTGCACCGGCTCGAGGCCATGCTGTACGCGCTGGACCGCGTGAACGCCGACCCCGAGCTGCTGCCCGGGGTGCGCCTGGGCGCGCGGCTGCTCGACACATGCTCGCGGGACACGTACGCGCTGGAGCAGGCGCTGAGCTTCGTGCAGGCGCTGATCCGCGGCCGCAGCGACGGCGACGAGGCGGCCGTGCGCTGCCCAGGCGGCGTCCCCCCGATGCGCGCCGCGCCCCCTGAGCGCGTGGTGGCTGTCGTGGGCGCCTCGGCCAGCTCCGTCTCCATCATGGTCGCCAACGTGCTGCGCCTGTTTGCG ATCCCCCAGATCAGCTACGCTTCCACGGCCCCTGAGCTCAGCGACTCCACACGCTATGACTTCTTCTCCCGTGTGGTGCCACCTGACTCCTACCAGGCCCAGGCCATGGTGGACATCGTGCGGGCATTGGGATGGAACTACGTGTCCACGCTGGCCTCCGAGGGCAACTATGGCGAGAGTGGGGTTGACGCCTTTGTGCAGATCTCCCGAGAGGCTG GGGGCGTCTGTATTGCCCAGTCCATCAAGATTCCCAGGGAACCAAAGCCAGGAGAATTCAATAAGGTGATCAGGAGACTCATGGAGACACCAAATGCCCGGGGCATCATCATCTTTGCCAACGAGGATGACATCAG GAGGGTCCTGGAGGCTGCACGCCAGGCCAACCTGACCAGCTACTTCCTGTGGGTTGGCTCAGACAGCTGGGGAGCCAAGATCTCACCCATCCTGAACCTGGAGGACGTGGCCGTGGGAGCCATCACCATCCTGCCCAAAAGGGCCTCTATAGATG GATTTGACCAGTACTTCATGACTCGCTCCCTGGAGAACAACCGCCGGAACATCTGGTTTGCTGAGTTCTGGGAAGAGAATTTTAACTGCAAACTGACCAGCTCAGGTACCCAGTCAGACGATTCCACCCGCAAATGCACAG GTGAGGAACGCATCGGCCGGGACTCTGCCTACGAGCAGGAAGGGAAGGTGCAGTTTGTGATCGATGCTGTGTACGCCATTGCCCACGCCCTCCACAGCATGCACCAGGCTCTCTGCCCCGGGCACACAGGCCTGTGCCCGGCAATGGAGCCCACCGACGGGCGGACGCTGCTGCAGTATATTCGAGCTGTACGTTTCAATG GCAGCGCAGGAACCCCTGTGATGTTCAATGAGAACGGGGATGCACCCGGGCGATACGACATCTTCCAGTACCAGGTGACCAATGGCAGTGCGGGCAGTGGCAGCTACCAGGCTGTGGGCCAGTGGGCAGAGACCCTCAGGCTGGAT GTGGAAGCCCTGCAGTGGTCGGGAGACCCCCGAGAGGTGCCGGAGTCTCAGTGCAGCCTCCCTTGTGGGCCGGGGGAGCGGAAAAAGATGGTGAAGGGCGTCCCCTGCTGTTGGCACTGTGAGGCCTGCGACGGGTACCGCTTCCAGGTGGACGAGTTCACTTGCGAGGCCTGCCCCCGGGACATGAGGCCCACGCGCAACCACACGGGCTGCCGCCCCACGCCAGTGGTCCGCCTGTCCTGGTCCTCGCCCTGGGCGGCCCCGCCCCTCCTCTTGGCCGTGCTGGGCATCATGGCCACCACCACAGTTGTGGCCACCTTCGTGCGGCACAACAACACGCCCATCGTCCGGGCCTCTGGCCGCGAGCTCAGTTACGTCCTCCTCACCGGCATCTTCCTCATCTACACGGTCACCTTCCTCATGGTGGCTGAGCCCGGGGCGGCTGTCTGCGCTGCCCGCAGGCTCTTCCTCGGCCTGGGAACCACTCTCAGCTACTCTGCCTTGCTCACCAAGACCAACCGCATCTACCGCATCTTTGAGCAAGGGAAGCGCTCGGTCATGCCCCCGCCCTTCATCAGCCCCACTTCGCAGCTCGTCATCACCTTCAGCTTCACCTCCGTGCAG GTGGTGGGAGTGATGGCCTGGCTGGGGGCCCTGCCCCCACACAGTGTGATTGACTACGAAGAGCAGCGGACACTGGAACCAGAGCAGGCAAGAGGGGTGCTCAAGTGCGACATGTCGGATCTGTCCCTCGTTGGCTGCCTGGGCTACAGCCTCTTGCTCATGGTCACATGCACGGTGTACGCCATCAAGGCCCGTGGCGTGCCTGAGACCTTCAATGAAGCCAAGCCCATTGGCTTCACCATGTACACCACCTGCATCATCTGGCTGGCTTTTGTGCCTATCTTCTTTGGCACTGCCCAGTCAGCTGAAAAG ATCTACATCCAAACCACCACACTGACTGTGTCCTTAAGCCTGAGCGCGTCGGTGTCCCTCGGCATGCTCTATGTACCCAAAACCTACGTCATCCTGTTCCACCCGGAGCAGAACGTGCAGAAGCGGAAACGGAGCCTCAAGACAACCTCCACAGTGGCAGCCCCACCCAAGGGCGAGGGCACAGAGGCCCCCAAGTAG